A stretch of Alligator mississippiensis isolate rAllMis1 chromosome 14, rAllMis1, whole genome shotgun sequence DNA encodes these proteins:
- the PRELP gene encoding prolargin — protein sequence MKVAFRLLLPLILLLIFEVNGQRKKPPRKPTRRPPEPVEPTELPPPLPPGPPSVFPDCPRECFCPPDFPSALYCDSRNLRKVPIIPSRIHYLYLQNNFIEDLPEESFKNATELKWVNLDNNRIKKVDKRVLEKLDNLVFLYMEKNKLREVPNFLPPNLEQLRLSRNHISKIPSGVFNKLQNLVLLDLHKNELDDMDFNKNTFKGLKNLMQLNLAHNTLRKLPPGVPSAIHQLFLDRNFIEDIPSEYFKSFPNLAFLRLNYNKITDKGLHKNCFNLTNLLVLHLAYNNLTSVPFISSKLEHLYLNNNSIEKINGTQICPTAMVTFQDYPSSEMENVPRLRYLRLDGNRLKPPIPLDLMLCFRLLQAVVV from the exons ATGAAGGTGGCCTTCAGATTGCTTCTCCCGCTCATCCTCTTGCTGATCTTTGAGGTGAACGGGCAGCGGAAGAAGCCTCCACGGAAGCCTACTCGCCGGCCACCCGAGCCAGTTGAGCCCACAGAGttgcctccacccctgccaccgGGCCCCCCCTCTGTCTTCCCAGACTGCCCCAGAGAATGTTTCTGCCCCCCAGATTTCCCCTCCGCCCTTTACTGTGATAGCCGCAACCTGAGGAAGGTGCCCATCATCCCCTCCCGGATCCACTATCTCTACCTTCAGAACAACTTCATCGAGGACCTCCCGGAAGAGTCCTTCAAGAATGCCACAGAGCTGAAGTGGGTCAACCTGGACAACAACCGCATCAAGAAGGTGGACAAGCGGGTCTTGGAGAAACTGGACAATCTGGTCTTCCTTTACATGGAGAAGAACAAGCTCCGGGAGGTGCCTAACTTCCTGCCCCCCAACCTGGAGCAGCTGCGCCTGAGCAGGAACCACATCTCCAAGATCCCCTCCGGGGTCTTCAACAAGCTGCAGAACCTGGTGCTTCTTGACCTCCACAAGAACGAACTGGACGACATGGACTTCAACAAGAACACGTTCAAGGGCCTGAAGAACCTCATGCAGCTCAACCTTGCCCATAACACCCTGCGGAAGTTGCCCCCTGGGGTGCCCAGTGCCATCCACCAGCTCTTCCTAGACAGGAACTTCATTGAGGACATCCCCAGCGAGTATTTCAAGAGCTTCCCCAACCTGGCTTTCCTCAGGCTCAACTACAACAAGATTACTGACAAAGGGCTGCATAAGAATTGCTTCAACCTCACCAACCTCCTGGTGCTGCACCTGGCGTACAACAACCTCACGAGTGTCCCCTTCATCAGCTCCAAACTGGAGCACCTCTACCTAAATAACAACTCTATTGAAA aaaTCAACGGGACCCAGATCTGCCCCACTGCCATGGTTACCTTCCAAGACTATCCCTCCTCTGAGATGGAAAACGTGCCCCGGCTCCGCTACCTGCGCCTAGATGGCAACCGGCTGAAGCCGCCCATCCCCCTGGACCTGATGCTGTGCTTCCGGCTCCTGCAGGCCGTCGTGGTCTAA
- the OPTC gene encoding opticin: MRVLESMGWECVHALAHMHRMPSVVLLGMITLMLAALALAVPLGEGKKTEKPSADLTIYESLNLDSYDLSLNNYGDIIDLSNYDELYDYGDLAPKIEVGTLAPPAKTPEGMPSTRAVPTAAPRKQPPMPTTAKPVGPGLLGFITEQGLSTCLVCVCIGTSVYCDDAGLEHIPALPLETMYLYARFNSIGQIRARDFAGLKKLKRIDLTSNYISSVEEGSFRQLTSLQELILPENRLTALPDLPSSIIRLDARFNRIQSSGLRPEAFRELKKLQFLHLSDNELDYIPAPLPESLRSLHLQNNNIQTMHQDTFCDSQDLTHIRRALEDIRLDGNPINLSLFPSAYFCLPRLPTGRFY; this comes from the exons ATGCGTGTGCTGGAGAGCATGGGCTGGGAGTGCGTCCACGCGCTGGCGCATAT gcacAGGATGCCGAGTGTGGTGTTGCTGGGGATGATCACCCTGATGctggcagctctggctttggctgtCCCGCTTGGAGAAGGGAAGAAGACAGAGAAGCCCAGCGCTGACCTCACCATCTATGAGAGCCTTAACTTGGACAGCTACGATCTCAGCCTGAACAACTATGGGGACATCATTGACTTGAGCAACTATGATGAGCTGTACGACTATGGTGATCTGGCCCCGAAG ATTGAGGTTGGGACGTTGGCTCCTCCAGCCAAGACCCCCGAAGGCATGCCAAGCACCAGAGCTGTGCCAACTGCTGCACCAAGGaaacagccccccatgcccaccacaGCAAAGCCTGTCGGGCCAGGGCTGCTCGGGTTCATAACTGAACAGG gcctgtccacctgcctggtgtgtgtgtgcatcggCACCTCCGTGTACTGCGATGACGCTGGCCTGGAGCacatccctgctctgccactggagaCCATGTACCTCTATGCCCGCTTCAACAGCATCGGCCAGATCAGAGCCAGGGATTTTGCTGGGCTGA AGAAGCTGAAGAGAATCGACCTGACAAGTAACTACATCTCCTCGGTGGAGGAGGGCTCCTTCCGCCAGCTGACCAGCCTGCAGGAGCTCATCCTCCCTGAGAACAGGCTGACAGCGCTGCCTGACCTGCCCAGCAGTATCATCCGGCTGGACGCCCGGTTCAACAGGATCCAGAGCTCCGGGCTCAGGCCTGAAGCCTTCAGG GAGCTGAAGAAGCTGCAGTTCCTCCACTTGTCTGACAATGAGCTGGACTATATCCCAGCACCCCTGCCTGAGAGCCTGCGATCCCTGCACCTCCAG AATAACAACATCCAGACCATGCACCAGGACACGTTCTGTGACAGCCAGGACCTCACCCACATCCGCCGGGCGCTGGAGGACATCCGCTTGGACGGCAACCCCATCAACCTGAGCCTCTTTCCCAGTGCCTACTTCTGCCTGCCTCGCCTCCCCACGGGCCGCTTCTACTGA